DNA from Magnetococcales bacterium:
CACAAAAATGGCATGTCCGACATAGTGTTGTTTCAGTTCTGCCAGGGAGATTTCCGCCGTGCCGGTGCCGCTGTCGGGTTGAATGACGTGTGCCATTTTTGTGACATCATCCCGTTTGGTCAGGATGCAGGCCTGCCGCTCCTTGAGCAACAGGACGACCGGCATGGTCAGGGGAGAGATGCGTTCCAGGGATTTGCGCATGGTACGAGCGGCCAGGCCGGCCCGGGTGGCGGCACGCATGAAAAGCTCCGGGGTCAGCCGGTTATCGACCAGAGGCAAACCCGTCCGCAGAGCCTCTTCCGAGGCCGGACGGTGCCAATGCCGGGTCAGGATGACCAGACATTGCAGCAACGGATCATCCCAGGTCGCCCGGCCTGAGGGTGTCTCCCAGGCAGGGGATGCGGATGCCGTTGTGACAGGTGCAGAAGCGGCAGCCGATGTCGTTGTGACGGGTTCGGGCACCGCAGCCGATGTCGTTGCAGCAGACCCGGACGCCGCAGCCGATGTCGTTGCGACAGGTTCAGGCACCGCAGCCGATGTCGTCGCGGCAGGTTCAGGCGCAGCAGAAGAATGGGGCGTCATGCCAAAATTGGTCCCGATTTTGTTGTTCTGTTTGAACACATGGAAATTGACTTGCATAATAGCATAAACATGGGTGGGATGCCTGTCGATCAGAACAGAGAAAAAAAACGGCACGAGTCACGAGGCAAGCATGCTGGGTATCATTTTTTTGGCCATGGAAGATTTTCTCGAAACGACCATCGGGGCAGGATCCTGGACGCGCGCCCAATCCCTGGCCATGCTCGAAGGGAAGGAGTACGTCCCGGAAATTGATTATCCGGATCAGGAAATCATGGCCCTGTTCCGGTCGGCCACACGCCTCATGGAAACCGATCTGGAAACGGTCCTGGAACGCATGGGGATTCATATTGCCAGCGGTCTGGTGGAAATGGGCATTTCCATGGGATTGATCGAGACCCATTGGACCACCATGGATATTCTGGAAAATCTCCCCTTGATTCTACAGGGGGCGGTGGATTCGCAAAATCCCAATGTTGTCCCCCCCCCCATTCGTACCCTGCGTTTGCGGCATGGTGAGGCAGCCATCGTCTACTTTTCAGAACGCCAATTGTGCCCCCTGTTGAAAGGCATCGTGCAGGGAATTGGTGAGTATTTTGATGAACCGATCACGCAGAGGGAACTTCTCTGCATGAAAAACGGTTCCCCGCTCTGTCGTTTTTCGGTGGCTTTCAACGATCCCATTCTCATGCGTTTTGTGGATGTGCCACGGGAATTCGAGACCTGTCGTCAACGGGGTGATGAAATTATCTTTTTCAATCAATTCAAGGGAGTTCCTCTTTCCGGCAAGGGCAAGGTGGAGGGGTGTTCCGAAAACG
Protein-coding regions in this window:
- a CDS encoding heme NO-binding domain-containing protein yields the protein MLGIIFLAMEDFLETTIGAGSWTRAQSLAMLEGKEYVPEIDYPDQEIMALFRSATRLMETDLETVLERMGIHIASGLVEMGISMGLIETHWTTMDILENLPLILQGAVDSQNPNVVPPPIRTLRLRHGEAAIVYFSERQLCPLLKGIVQGIGEYFDEPITQRELLCMKNGSPLCRFSVAFNDPILMRFVDVPREFETCRQRGDEIIFFNQFKGVPLSGKGKVEGCSENEALVRVMPGQLQAMQAEGRTFLSMPHLPIGLVAYVRDVYPHLGVVRLFRISMAEGYFGHRVFNRVEPSQPIDSRFVLNGQEHKATLQNLSAGGGSFSLPLSAAVDDLSLFDPVWVSFSLPLKWFSQGDTLELGPQDLEVWGNLLHVQVREQERLVRVVFNDLTHRDLAVIDEYLRSRQQEVLPEIKQYQGP